In Candidatus Desulfofervidus auxilii, one genomic interval encodes:
- a CDS encoding CGGC domain-containing protein yields the protein MVRCYLFRKRNLCPGDAKCLIALNRREGEFERYKGEEAAIVEIVDCGECEGNRNRALLSFGLLKMQLVALNETVDAIHVGTCIMNFCPRKDHILEALKEKAGVEIIEGTHKYMPPTIF from the coding sequence TTGGTTAGATGTTATTTATTCAGAAAAAGGAATCTTTGCCCTGGAGACGCAAAATGTTTAATAGCCCTAAACCGCAGAGAAGGAGAATTTGAAAGATATAAAGGTGAAGAAGCAGCCATTGTGGAAATTGTGGATTGCGGTGAATGTGAAGGAAATAGAAATAGGGCTTTGCTCAGCTTTGGTCTACTTAAGATGCAACTTGTAGCCTTAAATGAGACTGTAGATGCTATCCATGTAGGAACTTGCATTATGAACTTTTGTCCCCGAAAGGACCATATTTTGGAAGCTTTAAAGGAAAAAGCAGGAGTAGAGATTATAGAAGGAACTCATAAATATATGCCACCCACTATATTTTAG
- the ruvB gene encoding Holliday junction branch migration DNA helicase RuvB, translating into MNDFRLVEPLARDKEAKEEIGLRPRSLDEFLGQEEIKEKLKVFIEAAKNRGEELDHVLLHGLPGLGKTTLAYLISKELGVNLRATAGPVLEKPGDLAAILTNLNPKDVLFIDEIHRLHPVIEEILYPAMEDFKLDLVIGQGPNARTIKIDLSPFTLVGATTRTGLLTSPLRDRFGVFIYLDFYTPEDLQKIILQAAKRLNVKIEPQGAAEIANRSRGTPRIALRFLKRVRDFAQIKADGVITQRVADEALEFMDIDKCGLDCLDRKILRTIIEKFNGGPVGIDALAAAIGEEKDTISEVYEPYLVQKGYLQRTPRGRIATSTAYQHLHIKITKGQQGLF; encoded by the coding sequence ATGAATGACTTTCGTTTAGTAGAACCTTTAGCCAGAGATAAAGAAGCTAAAGAGGAAATAGGGCTTCGCCCCCGTTCTCTAGACGAGTTTTTAGGTCAAGAGGAAATTAAAGAAAAACTAAAAGTATTTATTGAGGCAGCCAAAAACAGGGGGGAAGAATTAGATCATGTCCTTTTACATGGTTTACCAGGCTTAGGTAAAACCACTCTCGCTTATTTGATTTCTAAAGAACTAGGTGTTAATTTACGAGCCACGGCCGGACCAGTTTTGGAAAAACCAGGGGACCTGGCAGCAATTTTGACTAATTTAAACCCTAAAGATGTGCTTTTTATTGATGAAATCCACCGTTTACATCCTGTAATAGAAGAAATTTTATATCCTGCAATGGAAGATTTCAAGCTAGATCTGGTTATTGGTCAGGGACCTAATGCTCGCACTATTAAAATAGATTTATCACCTTTTACTTTAGTGGGAGCTACTACCCGAACAGGTTTATTGACTTCACCATTAAGAGATAGATTTGGAGTTTTTATTTACCTTGATTTTTATACTCCAGAAGATTTGCAAAAGATCATCCTTCAGGCTGCTAAGCGTTTAAATGTAAAAATTGAACCCCAAGGTGCTGCTGAAATTGCCAACCGTTCGCGAGGCACTCCTAGAATCGCCTTGCGGTTTTTAAAAAGAGTGCGGGATTTTGCTCAAATCAAAGCAGATGGGGTTATCACCCAACGGGTTGCTGATGAGGCCCTAGAATTTATGGATATAGATAAATGTGGGCTGGATTGTCTGGATAGAAAAATTCTCCGGACTATTATTGAGAAGTTTAATGGAGGACCAGTAGGAATCGACGCCTTAGCAGCAGCGATTGGAGAAGAGAAAGATACTATTTCTGAAGTTTATGAACCTTATCTAGTGCAAAAAGGCTATTTACAACGCACTCCCCGGGGGCGTATTGCCACCTCTACTGCTTACCAACACCTTCATATAAAGATAACTAAGGGACAGCAGGGTCTATTTTAA
- the ruvC gene encoding crossover junction endodeoxyribonuclease RuvC produces MRVIGIDLGLLQSGYGIVERNGRDFSCLCWGEIHLPKKAPVGQKLCVFYEQIEAIIKKYHPHEVIIEEIYLANNVKTALALGQVRGVVVFLAERCGLPVFSYSPLKVKQAVVGYGLAHKEQVKNMVQRLLNLKETPGQHAADALGVALCHLQHLRL; encoded by the coding sequence ATGCGGGTCATAGGTATAGATTTAGGTTTATTGCAAAGTGGTTATGGCATAGTGGAGCGGAATGGTCGGGATTTCTCTTGTCTTTGTTGGGGAGAAATTCATTTACCCAAAAAAGCACCAGTAGGACAAAAATTGTGTGTTTTTTATGAACAAATAGAAGCAATTATAAAAAAATATCATCCTCATGAGGTAATAATAGAAGAAATTTATCTGGCAAACAATGTCAAAACCGCCCTTGCTTTAGGTCAAGTAAGGGGAGTGGTTGTGTTTTTGGCAGAAAGGTGCGGTTTACCTGTTTTTTCCTATAGTCCTTTAAAGGTAAAACAGGCAGTAGTAGGATATGGTTTGGCCCATAAAGAACAAGTGAAGAATATGGTGCAGCGGTTGTTAAATCTAAAAGAAACACCTGGTCAGCACGCAGCAGACGCATTAGGTGTAGCTTTGTGTCATTTACAGCATTTACGCTTATGA
- the alaS gene encoding alanine--tRNA ligase, with amino-acid sequence MLSTEIRKRFLDYFEKRGHTIVPSCPLIPPGDPTLLFTNAGMVQFKRVFLGEEKRSYKRAASCQKCVRAGGKHNDLENVGHTIRHHTFFEMLGNFSFGDYFKEEAIAYAWELVTKEFGLSKEKLWITVFKNDDEAYQIWHKKIGIPTERIVRLSEKDNFWSMGETGPCGPCSEIIYDLGKNFSCGRPECAVGCDCDRWLELWNLVFMQYNKDSEGRLTSLPNPCVDTGMGLERMAMVIQGVDSNYETDLFKPIIDALCNMTEISYGKDGKKDISFRVIADHSRAISFIMADGILPSNEGRGYVLRRILRRAVRHGHNLGLKKPFLYTLTDIVKDTMGDIYPEIKEAHPLIKEITQKEEERFLETLDFGLKLLSQEIEKIRQKTVHILPGETAFKLYDTYGFPIDIITDMAREEGVEVDIAGFEKAMALQKSRAREAQKAGTGILTGTDIYTEFTYRGEKTVFVGYETLETRSKITHLIKKGKELKSIRVGEECELITEKTPFYGESGGQVGDTGIIISGQGEAEVKDTQRAGNIFVHLVKIKKGKFSVNDEVELKVDEKRRLAIACNHTATHLLQAALRNILGTHIKQAGSLVAPERLRFDFTHFAHIDPEILEKIELWVNRSIRKNLPVETQEMPLIQAIKSGAIAIFEEKYADMVRVVSIAGLSKELCGGTHVKRTGDIGYFKILSESSVAAGVRRIEAVTGEAAVKYVQEKERLWQNLASLLKAKPKDILLKIEHLLQQNKQMEKEITVLKSRLVSRQSEEILKGVKKINGISVLATEVPNTDMETLRQMGDKLRDKLKSGVIVLGTRTDSKALLLVIVTQDLTPKIQANEIIKNIVHFIDGGGGGKPEMAQAGGKKPKRLKQALEGVYKIIANLQN; translated from the coding sequence ATGTTATCAACGGAGATTCGAAAGCGATTCTTGGATTATTTTGAAAAAAGAGGACATACTATAGTTCCATCTTGTCCTTTAATTCCCCCTGGTGACCCCACTTTACTTTTCACCAATGCAGGTATGGTGCAGTTTAAACGGGTATTTTTAGGTGAGGAAAAGAGAAGTTACAAACGGGCAGCCAGTTGCCAAAAATGTGTACGCGCAGGGGGGAAGCATAATGATTTAGAAAATGTTGGGCATACTATTCGTCATCACACATTTTTTGAAATGTTGGGCAACTTTTCCTTTGGAGATTATTTTAAGGAAGAAGCTATTGCCTATGCGTGGGAATTGGTGACTAAAGAATTTGGCTTATCTAAGGAAAAACTCTGGATTACTGTGTTTAAAAATGACGATGAGGCCTATCAAATCTGGCATAAAAAAATAGGCATTCCCACAGAACGTATTGTGCGCCTGAGTGAAAAAGACAATTTTTGGTCCATGGGGGAAACTGGTCCTTGTGGTCCTTGTTCAGAAATTATTTATGATTTAGGTAAAAATTTTAGCTGTGGACGACCAGAATGTGCAGTGGGGTGTGACTGTGACAGATGGTTAGAACTTTGGAACCTGGTATTTATGCAATATAACAAAGACAGTGAAGGGAGACTTACCTCTTTACCCAATCCTTGTGTGGATACAGGAATGGGCCTAGAAAGAATGGCTATGGTAATTCAAGGAGTGGATTCTAATTATGAGACAGATTTATTTAAACCTATCATAGATGCCCTTTGTAATATGACGGAAATTTCTTATGGTAAAGATGGAAAAAAAGATATCTCCTTTCGAGTAATTGCTGATCACAGCCGGGCCATTAGTTTTATTATGGCTGATGGAATTTTGCCTTCCAATGAGGGACGGGGTTATGTCTTACGAAGGATTTTAAGAAGAGCTGTGCGACATGGTCATAATTTAGGTCTAAAAAAGCCCTTTTTATATACCCTTACTGATATTGTTAAAGATACCATGGGAGATATCTATCCTGAAATCAAAGAGGCACATCCTTTAATTAAAGAAATTACCCAAAAAGAAGAAGAACGTTTTCTGGAAACATTAGATTTTGGTCTTAAACTGCTGAGCCAAGAAATAGAAAAAATTAGGCAAAAAACAGTACATATTCTTCCTGGGGAAACCGCGTTTAAACTTTATGATACTTATGGCTTTCCTATAGATATTATCACTGATATGGCCAGAGAAGAAGGGGTGGAAGTAGATATCGCTGGTTTTGAAAAGGCCATGGCTTTACAAAAAAGCCGTGCCCGAGAAGCACAAAAAGCTGGCACTGGTATTTTGACTGGAACAGATATTTATACAGAATTTACATATAGAGGAGAAAAAACGGTATTTGTTGGTTATGAGACTTTAGAAACCAGGTCTAAAATCACCCATTTAATAAAGAAAGGAAAGGAGTTAAAAAGTATCAGAGTGGGAGAGGAATGTGAGCTTATCACCGAAAAAACGCCTTTTTATGGAGAAAGTGGGGGACAGGTAGGGGATACAGGTATTATCATCTCGGGGCAAGGGGAGGCTGAAGTAAAGGATACTCAACGGGCAGGAAACATCTTTGTGCACTTGGTAAAGATAAAAAAAGGTAAGTTTTCTGTAAATGATGAAGTGGAATTAAAAGTAGATGAAAAGAGACGTTTAGCCATTGCTTGTAATCACACTGCCACCCATCTTTTACAGGCAGCCTTAAGAAATATATTAGGAACCCATATTAAACAAGCAGGTTCTTTAGTGGCTCCTGAACGTCTGCGTTTTGATTTTACCCATTTTGCCCATATAGACCCTGAAATATTAGAAAAAATAGAACTTTGGGTAAATAGGAGTATCCGAAAAAATTTACCTGTAGAAACACAGGAGATGCCTCTTATTCAAGCCATAAAATCAGGAGCTATTGCTATATTTGAAGAAAAATATGCGGATATGGTGAGAGTGGTTTCCATTGCTGGTTTAAGTAAAGAGTTATGTGGCGGTACCCATGTTAAACGTACTGGAGATATAGGGTATTTTAAAATTCTCTCTGAGAGCAGTGTGGCTGCAGGGGTGAGACGGATTGAGGCCGTTACAGGGGAAGCAGCCGTAAAATATGTCCAAGAAAAAGAACGTCTTTGGCAAAATTTAGCCTCTCTTTTAAAGGCAAAACCAAAGGATATTTTGTTAAAAATAGAACATCTCTTGCAACAGAATAAACAAATGGAAAAGGAAATTACTGTCTTAAAGTCACGATTAGTTAGTAGACAGTCTGAAGAAATATTAAAAGGAGTAAAAAAGATAAATGGCATCTCTGTTTTGGCCACCGAAGTCCCAAATACAGATATGGAAACATTAAGGCAAATGGGAGACAAGTTAAGAGATAAATTAAAAAGTGGGGTTATTGTTTTGGGAACCCGTACCGATAGTAAGGCCCTGTTATTGGTCATAGTGACCCAAGATTTAACCCCAAAGATTCAGGCCAATGAAATTATAAAAAACATTGTGCATTTTATTGATGGGGGTGGGGGTGGAAAACCAGAAATGGCTCAAGCCGGTGGGAAGAAACCAAAGAGGTTAAAGCAAGCCCTAGAAGGAGTCTATAAAATCATTGCTAATTTACAAAACTAA
- a CDS encoding UvrD-helicase domain-containing protein codes for MDSEIYDPHFHIALEASAGTGKTYNLTLRLLHLLLGQISSSITNPEELRKVFQEIVALTFTNKAAQEMKERLLKWLKDCITLGKNSKNSDIVNILPPQIEPKQLQKKALVIYQALLNDFSALEIGTLDSFFSSIIRLFPFETGVGLDVEIADEAKEKIMFEEALDRLFTEINEDKNLKKGILEIYRLGLARRDYNVRAWLKDFFSTCLIHHQEIEETYFENLSLDLSDLKETERVFAAIECFIKTLTPHLKHKGAQQEIEKLKQAKERKNIKEIFKINFLSKSSLNDHGYFKNLPPDCESSFEKLRQTIMEYVEQGNKWQVGLLLRLYHRFYHCFETIKKRENCITFSDLAGLTYNLLVKDGLLARNKEFFYYRLDKRVKHLLLDEFQDTSVVQWQVLEPLVNELIAGIGTRDTAGSFFYVGDKKQAIYRFRGGEVGLFDYVKRRFSGWITEKTLPINFRSAAGLINFVNIVFKDLAENEKFPFYPQKPSEENQDSPFYIELSLLSPDDDQHSYLGEFISKKIQQLKRAGLSYKDIAILVRKSSTTDKFLPILKAKNIPCGTETQVQLVLAPAARTVLALLHFLDDPQQEIELFTFLKAINLSPKEIHRLALSKRPLLSALPAAIEEKVKQIWQKVDLVPLPQLLKEIYEIFNLFSIYPDRENLLALLDIAYEFEKNNIRSLREFLNYVNEKKEYLSQAKEAMADAVQVMTIHKAKGLEFEAVILPEMGYDCLKNKDKLIFKYSPESMKLEGIYIKPDKNEAALSPTLKEVKAYAEETHLRDELNLFYVASTRAKSILMMIGQPSKNYRLPRNCWLNYVVRALRKKLDLNTLKNISEICLEREGEILPRTKPPQKPSYYFQSTFEISHLQRPFKTETPELIVLNHPQLEQVFGEAFHYVMSWLRSKKDNVKKAIDRAREKYGLYLTKTDFEDIENRALRVLNCPDLQPYFFSKNKVLTECPLLFIQDKIQSYRPDRVVLLKDKIVVLDYKTQLNPEREQEYIQQVRQYQTILRKIFPNYHCEAYLVYVLKNKIYVEQV; via the coding sequence ATGGATTCAGAAATTTATGACCCCCATTTTCATATTGCCTTAGAGGCCAGTGCAGGCACAGGAAAAACTTATAATCTCACTTTAAGATTGCTCCATTTATTGCTTGGGCAAATATCATCCTCTATTACCAATCCTGAAGAATTAAGAAAGGTTTTTCAAGAAATTGTGGCCCTTACTTTTACCAATAAGGCAGCCCAGGAAATGAAGGAGAGATTATTAAAATGGCTCAAAGATTGCATCACCCTTGGAAAGAACTCCAAAAACAGTGATATAGTTAATATCTTACCTCCTCAGATTGAACCCAAACAATTACAAAAAAAGGCCCTGGTGATTTATCAGGCCTTGTTAAATGATTTTTCAGCCTTAGAGATTGGCACCTTAGATAGTTTTTTTTCTAGTATTATCCGCCTTTTTCCCTTTGAAACAGGTGTTGGTCTGGATGTAGAAATTGCTGATGAAGCCAAAGAAAAAATTATGTTTGAAGAGGCATTAGATAGACTTTTCACTGAAATTAATGAAGATAAAAATTTAAAAAAAGGCATTTTAGAAATATACCGTCTAGGGTTGGCTAGAAGGGATTACAATGTTCGTGCCTGGCTAAAAGATTTTTTTTCTACTTGTCTTATTCACCACCAGGAAATAGAAGAAACCTATTTTGAAAATTTATCCTTAGATTTATCAGACTTGAAAGAAACAGAAAGGGTATTTGCTGCCATTGAATGCTTTATTAAAACCCTTACTCCCCACTTAAAACACAAGGGTGCACAGCAGGAGATAGAAAAACTAAAACAGGCTAAAGAAAGAAAAAATATTAAAGAAATTTTTAAAATAAACTTCTTATCAAAATCCTCTCTTAATGACCATGGATACTTTAAAAATCTTCCACCTGATTGTGAATCTAGCTTTGAAAAACTAAGGCAAACCATTATGGAATATGTAGAACAAGGGAATAAATGGCAAGTAGGGCTTTTGCTCCGTCTCTATCACCGTTTTTATCATTGTTTTGAGACTATTAAAAAGCGTGAAAATTGTATCACCTTTTCGGATTTGGCAGGTCTCACTTATAACTTATTAGTCAAAGACGGACTTCTGGCTAGAAACAAAGAATTCTTTTATTATCGTTTAGATAAACGGGTAAAACATCTATTATTAGACGAATTTCAAGATACTAGTGTTGTTCAATGGCAAGTTTTAGAGCCTTTGGTGAATGAACTAATAGCAGGCATTGGAACTAGAGATACCGCAGGTTCTTTTTTTTATGTAGGGGACAAAAAACAGGCTATTTATAGATTTCGTGGAGGAGAGGTAGGTTTATTTGACTATGTGAAAAGGCGTTTTTCAGGCTGGATAACAGAAAAAACCCTTCCCATAAACTTCCGTAGCGCAGCAGGCCTTATAAACTTTGTCAATATAGTGTTTAAGGATTTAGCTGAAAATGAGAAATTTCCTTTTTATCCTCAAAAACCCTCAGAGGAAAACCAGGATTCACCCTTTTATATTGAACTTTCCCTATTGTCTCCAGACGATGACCAGCATAGTTATTTAGGGGAGTTCATCTCAAAAAAAATTCAGCAATTAAAGAGAGCTGGTCTATCTTATAAAGACATCGCTATTTTAGTCCGCAAAAGCAGCACTACAGATAAATTCCTTCCTATTTTAAAGGCAAAAAATATTCCCTGTGGCACAGAAACTCAGGTGCAATTGGTTTTGGCCCCGGCTGCACGAACAGTATTAGCCCTTTTACATTTTTTAGATGACCCTCAACAAGAAATTGAGTTATTCACATTCCTTAAGGCTATCAACCTTTCTCCTAAAGAAATACACCGTCTTGCTTTAAGCAAAAGGCCGTTATTATCTGCCTTGCCTGCAGCTATAGAAGAAAAGGTCAAACAAATTTGGCAAAAGGTAGATTTGGTGCCCTTACCTCAGTTATTAAAAGAAATTTATGAGATATTTAACCTTTTTAGTATCTATCCCGATAGAGAAAACTTATTGGCACTTTTAGATATCGCTTATGAATTTGAAAAAAACAATATTAGGAGCCTACGGGAATTTTTAAATTATGTTAATGAAAAAAAAGAGTATTTATCCCAAGCAAAGGAGGCTATGGCGGATGCAGTTCAAGTCATGACTATACATAAGGCCAAGGGATTGGAGTTTGAAGCTGTTATCTTACCAGAAATGGGCTATGACTGTTTAAAAAATAAGGACAAACTCATCTTTAAATATAGCCCTGAGAGCATGAAACTTGAAGGTATTTATATTAAACCCGATAAGAATGAAGCAGCACTTAGCCCTACTTTAAAAGAAGTAAAGGCATATGCTGAAGAAACACACTTAAGAGATGAGCTAAATCTTTTTTATGTGGCCTCAACCCGTGCCAAGTCTATCTTGATGATGATAGGTCAACCCAGCAAAAATTACCGATTACCCAGAAACTGTTGGCTAAATTATGTAGTTAGGGCCTTAAGAAAAAAATTAGATTTAAATACCCTAAAAAACATCTCAGAAATATGTTTGGAAAGAGAGGGAGAAATTTTGCCACGAACAAAACCCCCTCAAAAACCTTCTTATTATTTTCAATCTACTTTTGAAATAAGCCATTTACAACGGCCATTTAAAACAGAAACCCCTGAGCTTATAGTATTAAATCATCCTCAATTAGAACAGGTTTTTGGAGAAGCCTTTCATTATGTGATGTCATGGCTAAGAAGCAAAAAAGACAATGTGAAAAAAGCCATAGATAGAGCAAGAGAAAAATATGGCCTTTATCTAACGAAAACAGACTTCGAAGATATAGAAAATAGGGCTTTAAGGGTGCTTAATTGTCCTGATTTACAACCTTATTTTTTCTCAAAGAATAAGGTATTAACCGAGTGTCCCCTTTTGTTTATCCAGGATAAAATTCAATCCTATAGACCAGACAGGGTAGTTCTTTTAAAAGATAAAATAGTAGTTCTTGATTACAAGACCCAGTTAAATCCTGAAAGAGAACAGGAATATATCCAGCAAGTTAGACAATATCAAACTATTCTGAGAAAAATCTTCCCTAACTATCATTGTGAAGCCTATTTAGTATATGTTTTAAAGAATAAGATATATGTTGAACAAGTTTGA
- a CDS encoding SAM-dependent methyltransferase — MIYAAKDAFFKKAKKEGYVARSVYKLQEMDKRYHLFKKGNKVLDLGASPGSWLQYIAKVVEKKGLVLGIDINPLKWVTLPSHVRFWQRDVLKWEQEEARVLAPFFDVVVSDLAPLTTGNKDGDAYRSFKLAERALNIAHDLLKPGGHFVCKLFEGKETKGFLIECKKIFSFVKLFKPESSRPKSREVFLIGLKKK; from the coding sequence GTGATTTATGCGGCAAAGGATGCCTTTTTTAAAAAGGCAAAAAAAGAAGGTTATGTAGCCCGCTCTGTCTATAAATTACAAGAAATGGATAAACGCTATCACCTTTTTAAAAAAGGCAACAAAGTTTTAGATTTAGGTGCTTCTCCGGGCTCATGGTTGCAATATATTGCCAAAGTAGTGGAGAAAAAGGGATTAGTTTTAGGTATTGATATTAATCCTTTAAAATGGGTAACGTTACCTTCACATGTTCGTTTTTGGCAAAGAGATGTATTAAAATGGGAGCAGGAGGAGGCTAGAGTATTAGCCCCTTTTTTTGATGTAGTAGTAAGTGATTTGGCTCCTTTGACTACAGGTAATAAGGATGGCGATGCCTATCGTTCGTTTAAATTAGCAGAAAGGGCGTTGAACATTGCTCATGACCTCCTTAAACCAGGTGGTCATTTTGTATGTAAGTTATTTGAGGGAAAAGAAACCAAAGGATTTTTGATAGAATGTAAAAAGATTTTTTCTTTTGTTAAACTGTTTAAACCAGAAAGTTCACGTCCTAAGAGTAGAGAGGTTTTTTTAATTGGTTTAAAAAAGAAATAG
- a CDS encoding PaaI family thioesterase, with amino-acid sequence MQDILEEIHRWYGKDEFKKLLGMKNIQVKENGILMFLPYKKELTNPHGIIHGGAIASLADTAMAVIITINYGLCYTKSFKIEFHTPAQENLYVNAHIVKKKMGFCIAEAEVKNKKNQLVAKAIGKYFVKAHHKIRNF; translated from the coding sequence ATGCAAGATATTCTGGAAGAAATTCACAGGTGGTACGGCAAAGACGAATTTAAAAAGCTTTTAGGAATGAAAAATATCCAAGTAAAAGAAAACGGTATTTTAATGTTTTTACCTTATAAAAAAGAGCTAACAAATCCCCATGGGATTATCCATGGTGGGGCTATTGCATCGTTAGCAGATACAGCAATGGCTGTAATTATTACCATAAATTATGGTCTTTGTTATACAAAATCGTTTAAAATAGAGTTTCATACCCCAGCACAAGAAAATTTATATGTCAATGCCCATATTGTTAAGAAAAAGATGGGATTTTGTATAGCTGAAGCTGAAGTTAAAAATAAAAAGAATCAATTGGTTGCAAAAGCAATTGGGAAATATTTTGTAAAAGCACATCACAAAATCCGCAATTTTTAA
- the ruvA gene encoding Holliday junction branch migration protein RuvA, producing the protein MSFTAFTLMIGYLEGILFLKLPSYIVVLTNGVGYQIEVSLSTFSDLPQPGEKVQLHVYTYLKENFLKLYGFSSLEEKEFFAKLIGVSGIGPKLALNVLSRISPSEFGDIILEGNIRRLKAIPGIGHKMAQKVLLELRDTWKKKTKSVKEEKIDDTMWNSALSALLNLGYQKQEAVSALQKALKQFSSSPSLENLIKEVLRQL; encoded by the coding sequence GTGTCATTTACAGCATTTACGCTTATGATTGGTTATTTAGAAGGAATCTTATTTTTAAAACTACCTAGCTATATTGTGGTCCTAACTAATGGGGTAGGTTATCAAATAGAGGTATCTTTGAGCACGTTTTCTGATTTACCGCAACCAGGAGAGAAGGTTCAGCTCCATGTATATACCTATTTAAAAGAAAATTTTTTGAAATTATATGGATTTTCTTCCTTGGAAGAAAAGGAATTTTTTGCCAAATTGATTGGGGTTTCTGGAATTGGTCCCAAATTGGCTTTAAATGTCTTGTCCCGTATTTCTCCATCTGAATTTGGAGATATTATCCTAGAAGGTAACATTCGCCGCCTTAAGGCCATACCTGGAATTGGCCATAAGATGGCCCAAAAGGTGTTGTTAGAATTAAGAGATACCTGGAAGAAAAAAACCAAGTCAGTTAAAGAAGAAAAAATTGATGATACTATGTGGAACAGTGCCCTTTCAGCCTTACTAAATCTTGGTTATCAAAAGCAAGAGGCAGTGAGTGCCTTACAAAAGGCGCTAAAACAATTTTCTTCCTCACCCAGTCTGGAAAACTTGATTAAAGAAGTCTTGAGGCAATTATGA
- a CDS encoding YebC/PmpR family DNA-binding transcriptional regulator, which translates to MSGHSKWAQIKRKKAATDVKRGKIFTKLIREIITAARLGGGDPDSNARLRAAIEAAKAENMPKENIERAIKKGTGELEGSYYEEVSYEGYGAGGIAILISVLTDNRNRTVSELRYLFNKYGGNLGETGCVSWMFEKKGVIAFAKDGIEEERLMEVAVEAGAEDIKIEEDEYEVITAPEEFEHIKQFFDKAGLKYERAEITMICQNVVKITDKNQAERILKLMDALEDHDDVQKVYANFDIPDEILEAEAG; encoded by the coding sequence ATGTCAGGTCATTCCAAGTGGGCACAAATTAAGAGGAAGAAGGCAGCCACAGACGTTAAAAGAGGTAAGATTTTTACCAAGTTAATTAGGGAAATTATCACGGCCGCACGATTGGGAGGAGGAGACCCTGATAGCAACGCTCGGTTAAGGGCCGCCATAGAAGCAGCCAAGGCAGAAAATATGCCTAAAGAGAATATAGAGCGGGCAATTAAAAAAGGAACAGGTGAATTAGAAGGAAGCTATTATGAAGAGGTTTCCTATGAAGGTTATGGAGCAGGGGGAATTGCTATTTTGATTTCTGTCCTCACTGATAATCGTAACCGTACAGTAAGTGAGTTGAGATACTTGTTCAATAAATATGGTGGAAATTTGGGTGAGACAGGTTGTGTTTCTTGGATGTTTGAAAAAAAGGGCGTTATTGCCTTTGCCAAAGATGGAATAGAGGAAGAAAGATTGATGGAAGTGGCTGTTGAGGCAGGGGCAGAGGATATTAAGATAGAGGAAGACGAGTATGAGGTGATTACTGCCCCTGAGGAATTTGAACACATAAAACAATTTTTTGATAAAGCAGGCTTAAAATATGAAAGGGCAGAAATCACTATGATTTGCCAAAATGTAGTAAAGATTACTGATAAAAACCAAGCAGAACGTATATTGAAACTTATGGACGCCTTAGAAGACCATGATGATGTGCAAAAAGTTTATGCCAATTTTGACATTCCAGATGAAATTTTAGAGGCAGAAGCAGGTTAA